A genomic window from Artemia franciscana chromosome 14, ASM3288406v1, whole genome shotgun sequence includes:
- the LOC136035205 gene encoding zinc finger protein ZFP2-like isoform X2, which translates to MPRVQDALSGDSKELCDISHLNLGLKGEAVSASTFSEFSGSCKLEPDTQELGSTFFHNKEVEDASLNDAETVMEISNSTLLNGRQNLPVVVSPAIFNSLSELDSQELNSNNEETAESRVSSADGVTPPKLLGPKLIVRIRKLTEKTIEELRAGIWRCDSCGKTEKSFLMLDLHIDTGCEELSPIECDVCPAVIRDHTNFVCHFMEHQMGEKRRCPICLREGIDDMTKHLLLQGHFSPNTQLNRQENASLGIVQNPFKIGCSISFELTSKAKGLNNQKTYSTSCLHSKKLKKVEKHQRLLADKKPLECDLCKKCFWVLRDLKRHQRVHTGERLFKCNICEKAFSQFGNLNRHQRVHTGEKPFKCDVCKKSFSELSSLNTHRRVHTGEKPFKCYICTKSFSDISNLSRHKILHTGQKPFSCDVCNKCFSMNSSLKTHQRVHTGEKPFKCTVCKKSFSLSGDLKKHQVVHTGLKPFKCDACDNWFSRICSLNRHKRLHTGDKPFKCNICRKTFAQAGYLNNHQKIHLSVKPFKCGVCERAFSFQSNLHRHLKTHSRKKSAT; encoded by the exons ATGCCAA GAGTTCAAGATGCTTTATCAGGTGACAGCAAGGAGCTTTGTGACATATCACACCTTAATTTGGGCCTTAAAGGGGAAGCTGTTTCTGCTAGTACTTTCTCTGAATTCTCTGGTTCATGTAAACTTGAACCTGACACCCAGGAATTGGGTTCAACATTTTTTCATAACAAAG aagtCGAAGATGCTTCATTGAATGATGCTGAAACAGTCATGGAAATCTCCAATTCTACTTTACTGAATGGACGTCAAAATCTACCTGTCGTTGTATCACCCGCAATTTTTAATTCACTGTCTGAGTTGGACTCCCAGGAACTGAATAGCAATAATGAag AAACAGCGGAATCAAGGGTGTCCAGTGCTGATGGTGTGACTCCACCAAAACTTTTAGGTCCAAAACTGATTGTTAGGATAAGAAAACTGACTGAAAAGACTATAGAAGAATTAAGAGCTGGCATCTGGCGTTGTGACTCATGtgggaaaacagaaaaatcattCTTAATGCTGGATCTTCACATAGACACTGGCTGTGAAGAACTATCACCCATAGAGTGTGATGTCTGCCCTGCAGTGATTCGGGATCACACAAATTTTGTGTGTCATTTCATGGAGCACCAAATGGGAGAGAAAAGAAGATGTCCTATTTGTTTACGAGAAGGTATTGATGATATGACAAAACATTTACTTCTACAAggtcatttttccccaaacactCAACTAAACCGACAGGAGAATGCATCACTAGGTATTGTTCAAAATCCTTTTAAAATTGGTTGCTCTATTTCATTTGAACTCACATCTAAAGCAAAAGGCTTGAACAATCAGAAAACTTATTCAACTAGTTGCTTACACAGTAAAAAGctcaaaaaagtggaaaaacatCAAAGGCTGCTTGCAGATAAGAAACCGCTCGAATGTGATCTGTGTAAGAAATGCTTTTGGGTATTAAGGGATTTGAAGAGGCACCAAAGAGTGCATACAGGCGAGCGACtatttaaatgtaatatatGTGAGAAGGCTTTTTCACAATTCGGCAATTTGAACAGGCATCAAAGAGTCCATACAGGTGAAAAACCCTTTAAGTGTGATGTGTGTAAGAAGAGCTTTTCGGAACTGAGTAGTTTGAATACACATCGAAGAGTACATACAGGGGAAAAGCCTTTTAAGTGTTATATATGCACTAAGAGCTTTTCTGATATAAGCAATTTGAGTAGGCACAAAATATTGCATACAGGTCAGAAACCGTTTAGTTGTGATGTGTGTAATAAGTGCTTTTCCATGAATAGCTCTTTGAAAACTCATCAAAGAGTgcatacaggtgaaaaaccgtttaaatgtacTGTATGCAAGAAAAGCTTTTCTTTATCAGGGGACTTGAAGAAGCATCAAGTAGTGCATACTGGCCTgaaaccatttaaatgtgatGCATGTGATAATTGGTTTTCTCGAATTTGTTCCTTGAATAGGCATAAAAGATTGCATACAGGCGATAAACCATTTAAATGTAATATATGTCGAAAGACCTTTGCTCAAGCTGGTTACTTAAATAACcatcaaaaaattcatttaagtGTGAAACCATTCAAATGTGGTGTATGTGAGAGAGCATTTTCGTTTCAATCGAATCTACATCGTCATCTCAAAACCCATTCAAGGAAAAAGTCTGCAACTTAA
- the LOC136035205 gene encoding zinc finger protein ZFP2-like isoform X1: protein MDLPQIPKMAELITLSESSDIKNGVQDALSGDSKELCDISHLNLGLKGEAVSASTFSEFSGSCKLEPDTQELGSTFFHNKEVEDASLNDAETVMEISNSTLLNGRQNLPVVVSPAIFNSLSELDSQELNSNNEETAESRVSSADGVTPPKLLGPKLIVRIRKLTEKTIEELRAGIWRCDSCGKTEKSFLMLDLHIDTGCEELSPIECDVCPAVIRDHTNFVCHFMEHQMGEKRRCPICLREGIDDMTKHLLLQGHFSPNTQLNRQENASLGIVQNPFKIGCSISFELTSKAKGLNNQKTYSTSCLHSKKLKKVEKHQRLLADKKPLECDLCKKCFWVLRDLKRHQRVHTGERLFKCNICEKAFSQFGNLNRHQRVHTGEKPFKCDVCKKSFSELSSLNTHRRVHTGEKPFKCYICTKSFSDISNLSRHKILHTGQKPFSCDVCNKCFSMNSSLKTHQRVHTGEKPFKCTVCKKSFSLSGDLKKHQVVHTGLKPFKCDACDNWFSRICSLNRHKRLHTGDKPFKCNICRKTFAQAGYLNNHQKIHLSVKPFKCGVCERAFSFQSNLHRHLKTHSRKKSAT from the exons ATGGACTTGCCTCAAATTCCAAAGATGGCTGAACTCATCACCCTTTCTGAGTCTTCAGATATTAAAAATG GAGTTCAAGATGCTTTATCAGGTGACAGCAAGGAGCTTTGTGACATATCACACCTTAATTTGGGCCTTAAAGGGGAAGCTGTTTCTGCTAGTACTTTCTCTGAATTCTCTGGTTCATGTAAACTTGAACCTGACACCCAGGAATTGGGTTCAACATTTTTTCATAACAAAG aagtCGAAGATGCTTCATTGAATGATGCTGAAACAGTCATGGAAATCTCCAATTCTACTTTACTGAATGGACGTCAAAATCTACCTGTCGTTGTATCACCCGCAATTTTTAATTCACTGTCTGAGTTGGACTCCCAGGAACTGAATAGCAATAATGAag AAACAGCGGAATCAAGGGTGTCCAGTGCTGATGGTGTGACTCCACCAAAACTTTTAGGTCCAAAACTGATTGTTAGGATAAGAAAACTGACTGAAAAGACTATAGAAGAATTAAGAGCTGGCATCTGGCGTTGTGACTCATGtgggaaaacagaaaaatcattCTTAATGCTGGATCTTCACATAGACACTGGCTGTGAAGAACTATCACCCATAGAGTGTGATGTCTGCCCTGCAGTGATTCGGGATCACACAAATTTTGTGTGTCATTTCATGGAGCACCAAATGGGAGAGAAAAGAAGATGTCCTATTTGTTTACGAGAAGGTATTGATGATATGACAAAACATTTACTTCTACAAggtcatttttccccaaacactCAACTAAACCGACAGGAGAATGCATCACTAGGTATTGTTCAAAATCCTTTTAAAATTGGTTGCTCTATTTCATTTGAACTCACATCTAAAGCAAAAGGCTTGAACAATCAGAAAACTTATTCAACTAGTTGCTTACACAGTAAAAAGctcaaaaaagtggaaaaacatCAAAGGCTGCTTGCAGATAAGAAACCGCTCGAATGTGATCTGTGTAAGAAATGCTTTTGGGTATTAAGGGATTTGAAGAGGCACCAAAGAGTGCATACAGGCGAGCGACtatttaaatgtaatatatGTGAGAAGGCTTTTTCACAATTCGGCAATTTGAACAGGCATCAAAGAGTCCATACAGGTGAAAAACCCTTTAAGTGTGATGTGTGTAAGAAGAGCTTTTCGGAACTGAGTAGTTTGAATACACATCGAAGAGTACATACAGGGGAAAAGCCTTTTAAGTGTTATATATGCACTAAGAGCTTTTCTGATATAAGCAATTTGAGTAGGCACAAAATATTGCATACAGGTCAGAAACCGTTTAGTTGTGATGTGTGTAATAAGTGCTTTTCCATGAATAGCTCTTTGAAAACTCATCAAAGAGTgcatacaggtgaaaaaccgtttaaatgtacTGTATGCAAGAAAAGCTTTTCTTTATCAGGGGACTTGAAGAAGCATCAAGTAGTGCATACTGGCCTgaaaccatttaaatgtgatGCATGTGATAATTGGTTTTCTCGAATTTGTTCCTTGAATAGGCATAAAAGATTGCATACAGGCGATAAACCATTTAAATGTAATATATGTCGAAAGACCTTTGCTCAAGCTGGTTACTTAAATAACcatcaaaaaattcatttaagtGTGAAACCATTCAAATGTGGTGTATGTGAGAGAGCATTTTCGTTTCAATCGAATCTACATCGTCATCTCAAAACCCATTCAAGGAAAAAGTCTGCAACTTAA